The genomic interval AAGCTGCAATCCCACAAAGATTTTGAGGTAGTACCCCAAATGGCCAAGGCCGCCGATGTCGTTGTGCAATGCCTGGAAAACGAAGGTGTCGAGTATGTGTTCGGCATTCCCGGTGAGGAAAACCTCGACCTGCTCGAATCCCTGCGCAAGTCGAAGATCAAGCTGGTACTGACCCGCCATGAGCAGTCTGCAGGCTTCATGGCTGCCACCTACGGCCGCCTGACCGGCAAGACCGGCGTCAGCCTGTCCACCCTCGGCCCCGGCGCCACCAACCTGGTCACCGCCAGCGCCTACGCCTACCTGGGCGGCATGCCGATGATGATGATCACCGGCCAGAAGCCGATCAAGAAGTCCAAGCAGGGCCGCTTCCAGATCATTGACGTGTGCGGCATGATGGACCCCATCACCAAGTACACCCACCAGTTTGCCTCGGCCGACAACATCCCGGCCCGCATGCGTGAAGCCTTCCGCCTGGCCGAAGAAGAAAAGCCGGGTGCGGTACACCTGGAACTGCCGGAAGACATCGCCGCCGAGCAGACCGATGCACTGCCGATCCCGCGTAGCCTGCACCGCCGCCCGCTGGCCGAACACGTAGCGATCGAAGCTGCCGTCGAGAAATTGCAGAACGCCCGTAACCCGATCCTGGTGATCGGCGCCGGTGCCAACCGCAAGATGACCGCCAAGGTCCTCAAGCAGCTGATCGACAAGACCGGTATCCCGTTCATCACCACCCAGATGGGTAAAGGCGTGGTCGACGAGCGCCACCCGCGCTTCCTGGGCAACGCTGCGCTGTCGTCGGGTGACTTTGTTCACCGCGCCGTCGAAGCCGCCGACCTGATCATCAACATCGGCCACGACGTGATCGAAAAGCCGCCGTTCTTCATGGTCCGTGGTGGTACCGAAGTCATCCACATCAACTTCCGCTCCGCCGAAGTCGATGCCGTGTACTTCCCGCAGGTCGAAGTGATTGGTGACATCGCCAACGCCGTGTGGCAGATCAGCGAAGCGCTGAACGACACGTCGCACTGGGACTTCACCCGCCTGCTGGCCATCCGTGAAGCCAACGAAGCGCAGATCGCCGAAGGGGCTGACGACAACCGCTTCCCGGTCTACCCGCAGCGCCTGGTAGCCGACATCCGTCGCGTACTGCCGTCCGAAGGCATCGTTGCCCTGGACAACGGCATCTACAAGATCTGGTTCGCCCGTAACTACAAGGCGCACAAACCGAACACCGTGCTGCTGGACAACGCCCTGGCGACCATGGGCGCCGGCCTGCCATCGGCCATGGCGGCACACCTGGTGCACCCTGACCGCCCGGTGATCTCGGTGTGCGGTGACGGCGGCTTCATGATGAACAGCCAGGAGCTGGAAACCGCAGTCCGCCTGGGCATGCACATCACCGTGGTGATCCTGCGTGACGATGGCTACGGCATGATCCGCTGGAAGCAGGCCAACATGGGCTTCACCGATTTTGGCCTGGACTACGGCAACCCGGACTTCGTCAAATACGCCGAAGCCTACGGTGCCAACGGTCACCGCGTGGAAAGTGCCGAAGGCCTGCTGCCACTGCTGGAACACTGCATCAAGACCCCGGGCGTGCACGTGATCGACTGCCCGGTCGATTACAGCGAGAACGACCGCATCCTCAACAGCGAGCTGCGTGAGCGTGCGCTGGCGGTATAAGCCTTAAGGTACGGCGCCAGCTTCAAGGCTGGCGCTGCCCTCCTGCAAGAGCGGTTTCAGCCGCGCACCGGCAAGGCCGGTGTTATCTCCAGGCCTCGCTGGCCACGCAATCTCCGTCGCTTCCGTCAACGATCCAACAGGCCCTGCAGGCTGGCCAGGATGCTGTTGGCGTCGTAAGGCTTGCGCGCTACGGGGGCAGCCTTCAAGTGCTCGGGAATGCTGATACCGTCGCCATAGCCGGTGGCAAAGAGGAAGGGAACCTGACGGCGTAACAGTTCATCGGCCACGGAAATGGATGTGCCGGTACCCAGGTTGACATCCAGTATGGCCACATCCGGTGTGCAACCGGCGAGCAGTTGCATTGCCTCAGCTTCGGAATTGGCGGTGATCACGTGCTTGATTTGAGCATCGGTGAGAATCTGCTCCAAGCCCACTGCAATCACCAGTTGGTCTTCGAGGATCATCACGCACAAGTCCTCCCGCGCTGCAAAGGTATCGCGCACGCGGGCCATGGCCGAGGCCGGGATGACGGGTTCGAAGGTTTCGGCAATGGTAAGGTGCTTGGCCGGGATACTGAAAAAGCCCTGCAGGCCTTCGGGGTAATACTCCACTGTGCTGGTGCCGCCCAGGTCGAACGGGATGCTGCGGTCGATCAGTACCGAGCCGAAGCCACTGCGGCTGGGCGGGCGTACCGTTGGCCCGCCACTTTCACGCCAGCTGATGGCGCAGGCGTTCGCGGCGTCGAGTGCCCAGCTTACCGAAAGCCTGCCGCCGGCCCGCGATAGCGCGCCGTACTTGGCCGCATTGGTAGCCAGTTCGTGCAGCACCAGGGCCATTACCGAGTAGGCGCGCGCATCGAGGATGACGTTAGGGCCCTGCAGCTCGATCATGCCGGCAGCCGTGCGATAGGGCGAAAGCTCGGCCTCCAGCAGCCTCTCCAGGCGACCGCCACCATCACCCCGCACCACTTGATCATGGGCCAGTGACAATGCCTGTATACGACCTTTCAATGTCGTCACATAGTCCTGGAGTGTCTGCCCCTCAGCGGTCGGATGGGCAACCAATGCCCCGATCAGCGACAGGATGTTCTTGACCCTGTGGTTGAGCTCTTCATTGAGGATGCGCTGGCGCACTTCTGCCTTCGATCGCTCGCCGGCGAGCAGCTCGTTGTTGTGCAGCACCACTTCGACGATGGCGGTGCGGATGGCATCACCAAACTGGCGATCCTGCTCGGTCCAGGGCAGCGAATGCTGGTGAACGGTTTCTTTCCAGACGGCGAAGCTTTTGCGCGGTGTCAGACGATCCCCCAGCGCCCCGCTGTCGTAGGTCTTGTTAGGGTCCCCCGCCCAGGCGAGTGTCTCGATGACCTCCTTGCGGAAGAAGATCAGGTAGTCCCTCGGCTGTTGCGATATCGGGATGATCAAAACGCCAGAGACGTCGGTGAAGTAAGCCTGGGCAGAGGGATGCACCATCGACAGGCGGTTGGACGCCCAGGTCCGGCCATCGGTGACCCTGCCTGCCAGGTTCAACAGTTCGGGCACGGCAGCCTTCGGCAATACCAGCCCGGATGATACCCAGCGGCCTTGCAGCGATATGCCGACGCCATCGCAGGGGATCAGCGACATGAGTTGCGGCAGGCGTGAGTGGAAGAACCCATCGAGGTCCACTGACAGGGTGGCATCGCGCACGATGTCGTCCAGTGCGTTGTGAACCCGCACGGCGGCTTCGAGTTTTTGCCGGCTGCGCAGGGTCTCGAGATGCAACGCGAAGAACTCGCCGAACATTTCGGCGGCCACCCGCTGCCCCATGGTCAGTGTACGTGGCGTGTAGTGGTGGCAGGCGATCATCCCCCACAGCTCGCCGTTGACGATCACCGATATCGACATGGAGGCGCCCACGCCCATGTTGCACAGGTACTCGCAATGGACCGGCGACACGCTGCGCAGGTGCGCGTAGGACAGGTCTAGCGGTTCGCCTGACGGGTCAAGGACAGGCTCGATGGCGACTCGTTTGAACTGGGCATCGGAGATCACCCGGATGGGGTTGCGCAGGTAAAGCGCTCGGGCCTGCTGCGGGATGTCGGTGGCGGGGAAATACTGGCCCATGAAGCTTTCGAGGTCGCCGCGCTTGGCTTCCGCTACCACTTGGCCAGCCCCGTCTGCACCGAGCTGGTAGATCATTACACGGTCGTAGCCCAGCACCGCGCGGACAAAGCGGGCAGCGTCGCGGATCAATTTGGT from Pseudomonas fortuita carries:
- a CDS encoding acetolactate synthase large subunit; translated protein: MAKAADVVVQCLENEGVEYVFGIPGEENLDLLESLRKSKIKLVLTRHEQSAGFMAATYGRLTGKTGVSLSTLGPGATNLVTASAYAYLGGMPMMMITGQKPIKKSKQGRFQIIDVCGMMDPITKYTHQFASADNIPARMREAFRLAEEEKPGAVHLELPEDIAAEQTDALPIPRSLHRRPLAEHVAIEAAVEKLQNARNPILVIGAGANRKMTAKVLKQLIDKTGIPFITTQMGKGVVDERHPRFLGNAALSSGDFVHRAVEAADLIINIGHDVIEKPPFFMVRGGTEVIHINFRSAEVDAVYFPQVEVIGDIANAVWQISEALNDTSHWDFTRLLAIREANEAQIAEGADDNRFPVYPQRLVADIRRVLPSEGIVALDNGIYKIWFARNYKAHKPNTVLLDNALATMGAGLPSAMAAHLVHPDRPVISVCGDGGFMMNSQELETAVRLGMHITVVILRDDGYGMIRWKQANMGFTDFGLDYGNPDFVKYAEAYGANGHRVESAEGLLPLLEHCIKTPGVHVIDCPVDYSENDRILNSELRERALAV
- a CDS encoding HWE histidine kinase domain-containing protein, producing the protein MTSDPQVNLTNCDREPIQIPGSIQPHGCLLACDASATVVLRHSLNAPHLLGLAGDINGQKLHTVLGDEVAHTLRNALARTREASRPALSFGVMLPNGQAFDIAAHLFKGSAILEFEPAGASIAEPIELARTLITQLRETAQTTKLIRDAARFVRAVLGYDRVMIYQLGADGAGQVVAEAKRGDLESFMGQYFPATDIPQQARALYLRNPIRVISDAQFKRVAIEPVLDPSGEPLDLSYAHLRSVSPVHCEYLCNMGVGASMSISVIVNGELWGMIACHHYTPRTLTMGQRVAAEMFGEFFALHLETLRSRQKLEAAVRVHNALDDIVRDATLSVDLDGFFHSRLPQLMSLIPCDGVGISLQGRWVSSGLVLPKAAVPELLNLAGRVTDGRTWASNRLSMVHPSAQAYFTDVSGVLIIPISQQPRDYLIFFRKEVIETLAWAGDPNKTYDSGALGDRLTPRKSFAVWKETVHQHSLPWTEQDRQFGDAIRTAIVEVVLHNNELLAGERSKAEVRQRILNEELNHRVKNILSLIGALVAHPTAEGQTLQDYVTTLKGRIQALSLAHDQVVRGDGGGRLERLLEAELSPYRTAAGMIELQGPNVILDARAYSVMALVLHELATNAAKYGALSRAGGRLSVSWALDAANACAISWRESGGPTVRPPSRSGFGSVLIDRSIPFDLGGTSTVEYYPEGLQGFFSIPAKHLTIAETFEPVIPASAMARVRDTFAAREDLCVMILEDQLVIAVGLEQILTDAQIKHVITANSEAEAMQLLAGCTPDVAILDVNLGTGTSISVADELLRRQVPFLFATGYGDGISIPEHLKAAPVARKPYDANSILASLQGLLDR